In Phragmites australis chromosome 17, lpPhrAust1.1, whole genome shotgun sequence, the following are encoded in one genomic region:
- the LOC133897866 gene encoding protein argonaute 16, translated as MAAKTGGAVQVHKDDTVKRTPIARPSVGREGKPIKLLSNHFVVKLRGVDAVFYQYSVSIKSEDDKVVDGKGIGRKVIDKLLQTYSSELAGKDFAYDGEKCLFTVGPLPQNNFEFTVILEETSSRAVGGSPGHGSPSQAVKKRVKQSHLAKKFVVTISYAAKIPLKSVALALRGSESEHAQDALRVLDIVLRQQQAKRGCLLVRQSFFSDDSRNLVDLTGGVSGCRGLHSSFRTTIDGLSLNMDVSTTMIVTPGPVIDFLLTNQNVRDIRDIDWLRAKKMLKNLRVKAKHNNMEFKIIGLSDQPCSRQTFTMKVRNGSTEVQTVDITVQEYFKSKQVELTMTYLPCLDVGKPKRPNYLPIELCHMLSLQRYTKALSSQQRATLVEKSRQKPQERMRVVTDAVKSNRYDDDPILSSCGIEIEKQLTRVDGRVLSAPTLVVGNSEDCIPNRGRWNYNNKKLLDPVRIERWAIVNFSARCDMSRISRELINCGRTKGIDIERPYTLVDEDSQARRYSPVERVERMFEKVKAHLPGPPEFLLCVLPDRKNCDIYGPWKKKNLHEMGIVTQCIVPSNKMNDQYFTNVLLKINAKLGGMNSKLALEHRQMIPVVTQIPTLILGMDVSHGSPGRADIPSIAAVVGSRCWPLISRYRASVRTQSPKVEMIDSLFKPLDDGKDDGIIRELLLDFYQTSQQRKPSQIIIFRDGVSESQFSQVLNVELNQIIKAYQNMGQGDPPKFTVIIAQKNHHTKLFQANSPDNVPPGTVVDSGIVHPRQYDFYMCAHAGPIGTSRPIHYHVLLDEIGFPADDLQKLVLSLSYVYQRSTTAISVVAPICYAHLAAAQMGQFLKFEEFAETSSGSGVHSSSSSAAIPELPRLHAAVCSSMFFC; from the exons ATGGCTGCTAAAACGGGTGGAGCTGTCCAAGTGCATAAGGATGACACTGTTAAACGCACACCGATCGCACGGCCTAGCGTTGGTCGTGAAGGAAAGCCCATTAAGTTGCTGTCAAACCACTTTGTTGTGAAGCTTAGAGGAGTTGATGCTGTGTTTTACCAATACAGT GTCTCCATCAAATCTGAGGATGATAAGGTGGTCGATGGCAAGGGTATTGGCCGAAAGGTCATTGATAAACTGTTGCAAACATACAGTTCTGAGCTTGCTGGGAAGGATTTTGCATATGATGGAGAGAAATGTCTATTTACCGTGGGACCTCTTCCACAGAACAACTTTGAGTTCACTGTTATCTTGGAGGAAACATCTTCAAG GGCTGTTGGTGGAAGTCCAGGGCACGGGAGCCCTAGTCAAGCTGTCAAAAAGAGAGTAAAGCAATCACATCTTGCGAAAAAATTTGTAGTGACGATAAGTTATGCAGCAAAGATTCCTCTAAAGTCGGTTGCTTTGGCACTTCGAGGAAGCGAGTCAGAGCATGCTCAAGATGCTTTGAGAGTCCTTGACATTGTTTTAAGGCAACAGCAGGCTAAGCG AGGGTGTCTGCTTGTTAGACAATCATTTTTCAGTGATGACAGTCGAAACCTTGTGGATTTAACTGGTGGCGTTAGTGGATGTCGTGGACTCCACTCTAGTTTCCGTACTACAATTGATGGTCTATCTTTAAACATGG ATGTTTCAACCACAATGATTGTGACTCCTGGACCAGTTATTGATTTCCTCCTCACAAATCAAAATGTCAGAGACATCAGAGATATCGACTGGCTCAGG GCCAAGAAGATGTTGAAAAACCTGAGAGTTAAAGCTAAGCACAATAACATGGAGTTCAAGATCATTGGCCTtagtgatcagccatgctctaGACAGAC ATTCACAATGAAAGTTCGGAATGGAAGCACTGAAGTTCAGACTGTGGATATTACTGTTCAGGAATATTTTAAATCCAAGCAGGTTGAATTGACTATGACTTATCTGCCATGTCTTGATGTGGGAAAACCAAAACGTCCAAACTATCTCCCAATTGAG TTATGCCACATGCTATCGCTTCAACGTTATACGAAGGCACTGTCTTCTCAACAAAGGGCAACTTTGGTTGAAAAATCACGACAGAAACCTCAAGAACGAATGCGAGTTGTTACAGAT GCTGTAAAAAGTAATAGATATGATGATGATCCAATCTTATCTTCTTGTGGTATTGAAATCGAGAAACAACTTACTCGTGTTGATGGTCGTGTTCTCTCTGCACCAACG CTGGTTGTGGGAAATAGTGAAGACTGCATTCCGAACAGGGGCAGGTGGAATTACAATAACAAG AAGCTATTGGATCCTGTCAGGATTGAGCGTTGGGCAATCGTTAATTTTTCTGCTCGTTGTGACATGAGCCGGATCTCAAGAGAGTTGATAAACTGTGGACGAACCAAAGGCATT GATATTGAACGTCCTTACACCTTGGTGGACGAAGATAGTCAAGCTAGGAGATATTCACCTGTTGAAAGGGTTGAAAGGATGTTTGAAAAAGTGAAAGCACACCTTCCTGGTCCGCCTGAATTTCTGCTGTGTGTTTTACCAGACAGGAAGAATTGTGATATTTACG GGCcatggaagaagaaaaatctTCATGAAATGGGTATTGTCACTCAATGCATTGTTCCCAGTAATAAGATGAATGATCAATACTTCACCAATGTTCTTCTAAAAATTAATGCTAAG CTTGGTGGAATGAACTCTAAACTGGCATTGGAACATCGCCAGATGATTCCAGTTGTGACTCAGATACCCACATTAATTCTGGGAATGGATGTTTCTCATGGTTCTCCAGGCCGAGCAGATATACCATCAATTGCTGCG GTTGTTGGATCTAGATGTTGGCCACTGATATCACGGTACAGAGCATCTGTTCGGACCCAATCTCCAAAGGTAGAGATGATTGATTCTCTATTTAAGCCGCTGGATGATGGGAAGGATGACGGCATAATAAG GGAGCTTCTACTAGACTTCTACCAAACCAGTCAACAAAGAAAGCCTTCTCAGATAATCATTTTCAG GGATGGTGTGAGCGAGTCTCAATTTAGCCAAGTACTGAATGTTGAACTTAATCAAATCATAAAG GCTTATCAGAATATGGGACAGGGGGACCCTCCGAAGTTCACCGTGATCATTGCTCAAAAGAATCACCACACAAAACTCTTCCAAGCTAATTCACCAGACAACGTTCCACCTG GGACTGTTGTTGACTCTGGTATTGTTCATCCAAGACAGTACGATTTCTACATGTGCGCTCATGCTGGACCAATT GGCACCTCAAGACCAATCCACTACCATGTCTTGCTTGATGAGATTGGCTTCCCAGCTGATGATCTCCAGAAGCTAGTTCTTTCTCTTTCATATGT GTATCAGAGGAGCACCACTGCAATTTCTGTTG TGGCACCTATCTGTTACGCCCACCTCGCAGCAGCTCAGATGGGTCAGTTCCTGAAATTCGAGGAGTTTGCTGAGACCTCATCTGGGAGTGGTGTCCATTCATCATCATCGTCAGCAGCAATCCCAGAACTGCCGCGGTTGCATGCTGCTGTCTGCAGTTCGATGTTCTTCTGTTGA